A region of the Canis aureus isolate CA01 chromosome 5, VMU_Caureus_v.1.0, whole genome shotgun sequence genome:
ccccttaaaatatttcttaaataaatacttgaatggACAAGTGATGTTGGCTTAACCATTCCCTGCACCTGTGAATGCTTAGGGCCCTCACTTCCTATTAGAGTCCTGCTCTCACCACCTCCAACGTGTCTTGGAGATTTCTATTATGTCTTGTACGTTAGCAATCAGTATATTtcaggtgttgtgcccaagattgcgaatccgagaaaccaccaaggagcccaacaccgatgcaaacacacgagggtttatttacaagctcgagcttgggtccaagtataccctacacagcggagcagggacttggaccccgaggtgggtttgagcttagttttttataggctggtctaggggatctctagaaggggtggaggaatttctcaagttctgtttacattttgatatggggctttcaagtgcattgagctctgtttttattctaataggggcttcttGCCCTTGgtttgggctctgttcttattctaatatggggctttctaggttgttaaactgtaagctgttttcttcctgtatgtgaagtaaggtaaagttcagctcttattcccaggggcctgggatggctgtactcgTGTTaacgctaaacttgaggtggaatggccttgatttttcttggcctccacatttccccctctcagaggaacctaaggaaggacccaatcatgggtccaggctggtctcagagtgagccagTGGGAATGATTAAATCATGATtcaaaccaaccttgttgctgttcttgcTCCCGTTTACGTCTAGCCAAaccttttctgacttttgccATAGATTCCCGGACTATTCCTGAGTGGTCAGTAAAGAAGCAACATTCCTCATTTGGGGCAACACATAACCGCACCCCCCCCTTGCCTGCAAAAGCCTCTCTGCAGTTAAGATGCTCCCATCTTTTTAAcccttaaaagactttaaaagcaaggctgaattgggcgcacatttttaaatggctaacgGGGAAGCAACATTAGTGGGGTAAGTGAGAACGgcacagtcttagctttaggggattgtccttgtccggttggcttttccattctggaacaaagtccttgagaacagCCTGTGGATCAGCTGgccggacgtgggtgtagtggacccagggagtaatcccgtcgaccttgagagcggtgggagtggtcaggatcacgatgtagggtcccttccagtgaggttgaagtgtctggtgttggtatctccgtGCGTACAGCCAGTCACCTGGCCGGTATCAGTGGGGACCcggggggtggcccagtctcgtaGAGGGCCCTCAGTTTAGGCCACACCTGCTTATGAGTTCATtgtgacatttggagggagaaaagaagttggtaaTCAAACTCAGCCAGCACCTCAGGTTTGGATATGGGTACCGCCCGGCGCGAGATTTACACCCTGTCCCCCGGATTCTCAAGGGCCAGCGAGAGCTCACCGGACGCCGCCGGAACCGCGACGCTTCCAAGGCACGGGCCCTCTCTCGGGGCGAGCCCATTCCAGGGCGCCCTGCCCTtcacaaaggaaagagaactCTCCCCGGGGCTCCTGCCAGCTTCTCCAGGATCGGTTGCATTACCGCACTGGACGCCTAGGCGCCCATCTCCACCACTCCGGATTCGGGGATCTGAACCCGACTCCCTTCCGATCGGCCGAGGGCAACGGAGGCCACCGCCCGTCCCTTCAGAATGGCGCTCGCCCATCTCTCAGGACTGACTGACCCATGTTCAGCTGCTGTTCACATGGAACCCTTCTTCACATTCCAACATGCCAGAGGCTGTTCACCTTGGAGACCTGCTGCTAAGttggggataataggtggagAAATACCGAACATGGCCttgtagggagtcagtcccatcttatttttttttttttcagtcccatcttatatggggagttcctcaccctatatagggcgaaggggaggagagtcacccagtccccgccagtcttcagggctaatttagttaaggtctcctttaatgttctgttcatcccctctacctgtcctgagctctgggatatgcacaatgtaatttccaatctgccccaagtactagtgccacttgccgtgttaccttagagacgaatcctgggccGTTTTCTGATCCAGTCTTAACAGGAAagccatacctcggtaagatgtctttcagcagtttcttggtcacggtctgtgctgcATGTTTGGTGGGAAAGGCCTCTGTCCATCCCGGCGGACAGTTTGTGGCTGTGGGATCCTTAAGACGGTTTCCTTCCATGCATCCATCAACCATCTTTGTCCATCCTTTAATTTGTACCCAAGGTAGCTCACCTCTGCTCTGCAGATCTGGGCTTTTATAGCTGAGGCCCAGTATCCTAGAGCCACTATGGTTTGTAGCAAGTCCCTGGTGCTTCGCAAGCATGCGTCCTGGTCCTCCGCCGCCAACAGGATATCAAATGAGGGTGCTCGGAATGGAACTCACCCAAGTCTTCGTGTAAGGCCTCATTGAAGATGGTCAGTGAGTTTTTGAATCCTTGTGGTAGTcgagtccaggtgagctggccaCTGATGCCTTTCTCAGGGTCCATCCATTCAAAGGTGAAGAGGTCTTGGCTCTTGGgtgctaaaggcaggctgaaaaaggcATCTTTTAAATAGAGGAGGGTGTATGGGTTTAGGACCGTAGGGTGCATATCCTCTACTCGCCGGTTGACTTCCCTTAAGTCCTGGACTGTCCTGTAATCGTTAGAGTGTGGTTTCCGAACCAGCAGCAAGGGAGTGTTCCATGCCGATTGGCAAGGCCTCAATATGCCTGAGTCCAGTAGTAGCCGTATGCGGGGTGTGATTCCCCTACGCACTAtgagaggcatggggtattggcggaccctgacagCGTCTGCCCctggctttagttctatgtatatggccgGTCGGTGCCGGCCCAGTTTCTGCCCATGCTTGGGGAATTCCTGCAGCCAacggtcaatgtcagtcattggaGTTGAGGGTGTTTGGTGGAGACAATAGAGACGATATtcatcttctaaactcaggacaagcacctgaatagggtgcccctccttgtttaggatttttgccccttCGGGGTAGAAacaaatttgtgcccccatcttggtgagcaaatcccaacctaacaacgggtagggacactcagggatgaccatgaaggagtgggatacccggcCCATGCTGAGATCCACAGTTCCctgggtagtccatgagtactgtttggtgcccatggccccttgcacccatgaagtcgtttgccaatttcccttggggttgtaataaaaaatgaatgttgtgccccagtgtccactaggaattcaacaggttgcccctccactctgagacttaccctgggctcagggaggggtgcCGAACCCCGACTCCCCTAGTTGTCCAGGTCCTCCatctccaagatcttggcaggggccttaggtcTTTTGTTAAGACAGTCTTTCACCCAAtggccctcttctttgcaataagcacattgggttttgttcagcttagggcgCTCCCGACAGGGACCAGGgtcatcctccttacctgtccctgaagccagcttcttgaggtgcctccgtctttcctgtgggtcatccatggttgtggccagcaggatcctGGCCAGGTTTCGGGTCTGCCAGTCACTTACTTTGGTTTGTTCCTCTTCCGGACTTTATTGACTCTTTCTGCTACtataagtcctgcaagctcttctctcctagtattccctctaagaaggctgctggactctcgtCCTTACCCTGTCTTACATAACCATACCTcggccagattggtaggcttgcacgcagcagcctggagacctgcccctAGTGTCTGGCGGTGGACCCAGTCTCTCCTTACCTTTAGCCGTTGTGCGCTTTGGGGAGCAAAAATGGTTTTacccaaggaggggaattctcaatcatgtcctgccagaccaggatgtagggcacctggtcatGGTGGCCGtccggtttgtccctgaagatcacagccttaacctgtaagataataggtaggtaaAAAGTTCCTTCTTGGGGCCATCCCatgtcaaaggttggccattctgatatgcaataaatttggaatctctctctccgtatgtctatgctcagaatacgagctctttccctaacatccaaGAAGTGGGAGGGCATAAGAGACAAGGGTGTGGTTTGCATttgccccattatgtcccccgtccacaccaaggcacagacagttatgacagttaacaaataacacagtcaaaaagaacacagtaacacagaccagcacacaaacaggtaacaagaacacagtaacagacaaatGTTCCAGTGTGGCCACggagacaaaacaaaaagcaacccagagggctggcagccagccctccttacatgaggacctccgtcctccttacagatgaggaccctgtcCTCCCAGTGGGGGCAAGGGACATCTCCTCAAGACCCCCAGTTGACGGCCCGCCAGCacgtccgcctaagccaatgccaacccaatacagattggaattcctacaggtagagctctcagagaatatgagcgcaaaaggtggaaaaagttgagcgCACTCACCGCGCGTGAAACCCTCCGGATGGGGTCCTGGAGGGCTCTCGGATCCcagacgagcccccaaatgttgtgcccaagattgcaaatccgagaaaccaccgcgGAGCCAAaccgatgcaagcacacgagggtttatttacaagctcgagcttgggtccaagtataccctacacagcagagcagggacttggaccccgaggtgggtttcagttTAGTATTTTATAGGCtagtctaggggacctccagaaggggtggaggaatttctcaagttctgtttacattttgatatggggctttcaagggtattgagctctgttcttattctaatagaataataataataattctaataataGAAGGGGCTTcttgcccttggcttgggctctgttcttattctaatatggggctttctaggacgttaagctgtaagctgttttcttcctgtaaatgaagtaaggtaaagttcagctcttactcccaggggcctgggatggctgtacttgtgctaacgctgaacttgaggtggaatggccttgatttttctcggcctccacacagACAGGTTCTGTTCTGTTGTGGATTGGAGGGACCTTCAAAGAATCTAGTTTTTCATACTGATCAAACTGAAACTGAAagctaatttttattcttttaatatcctattaaattcattttgttaGTAACTTGTTTAATATTCCCACATCTATTTTCTTAGGTAAAATTGgtttatagggacacctgggtggctcagcggttgggcatctgccttcggctcagggaattATCCCGgcatccgggatcgagtcccacatcgggctccttgcatggggcctgcttctccctctgcctgtgtctctgtctcattgtctctcatgaataaatacatataatctttttaaaaaaagagttgcatgctctactgactgagccagccaggcaccccgagaaGATGCTAATATCTGAGTAGACTAATATGCATAGAGAAAGCTTTAGAAATTATTCAGAGTTGCCTCTCAAAAATAACTCTGGACCTGGAGAGTTTCATGAGTGAATTCCCTCAAACCTCCAATAATTCATATGCCATATACAtagaagccacccaggcatcccagcatgcaactcttgatctaagagttgtaagtttgagccccatgttgggtgtggagattacttttaaaaaataaactttttttaaaaaagatcttctTATAGcaattttgataatttaatattttctacagAAATCATACATTTCAACAAAAGCCtattgaatggaagaagatatttgcaaattatatccaacaaagggttaatatccaaaatacataaagaactcacacaactcaacaccaaaaaataaataattcaatttaaaatgggcagacTACCTAAATagacctttttccaaagaagacacaaagatggccatcagacacatgaaaagatgctcaacatcacttaatcatcagggaaatgcaaatcaaaaccaaaatgatatatcacctcacaccagacAGAATAGctggtatcaaaaagacaagtgttgggaaggatgaagagaaaaaggaacgcTTGTGCACTGTGgatggaatgtaaattggtacagccactatgaaaaaacagtatggaagttccttgaaagttaaaaatggaagtatcatacaattcagtaattccacttctgggtatttacctgtagaaaaagaaaacaatttaaaaagatatatgggatgagcactgggtgttatactacatgttggcaaatcaaactccaataaaaaaagacaaaaatatatatatatatgcacccgtgtttattgcagcattatttataatcaagatatggaagcaactcaagtgtccattgataaataaatgaataaagatgtggtgtgtacaaacatacacacaagaatattacttagccataggTCATgcatggaactagagagtattatgctaagtgaaataagtcagataaagactaacatcatataatctcacttatctgtggaatctaaaatacaaaacacaagcaaaaaacagactcataaaaacagagaacaaatagGTGGCTgccagagcagaggggaggggaggatgaaTGAAAagaggtaaaggggattaagaactgtgcatttccagttataaaataactcACAGGGAAGAAAAGTCCAGCATGAGGAAtagagttaataatactgtaataattttgtatCATGACAGATAGGAACTACACTTAATCTTGGTATTTTGTAATGTAtgtaattgtcaaatcactatgttttatacctgaaactaatgttaataTTGTATAACTatactttaatgaaaaaaaaaatccatacatttcatgtgtatttttcaGTTGAGCTCTACAGAGCATGtgttaacaattttaaaatttcctgtatctgtttttataccccacgttttatttctattttagttcggatggatattctttcttcttgattAAAACTACTGGAGGGATGCCTcagtgactcagcggttgggcagttgccttccgctcaggtcatgatcccggatccaggatcaagtcccgcatccagctcccttcgaggagcctgcttctcctctgcctatgtctctgcctctctctcactgtatctctcatgaataaataaatcttaaaaaaaaaaaataaataaactactggAAGTTTGTTCTCCATTGTTGCTGTTTTTCAGACTCATTTGTTTGATGTTTTACTCTGTTAAATTTTTCTACTTCATTGTCTCCTCTTGTCATTTCTTTATCCTGTTATTTACTAAGAttaccttattcttttttctaacttctttaaataagtcttttatttcatttcttaaagattttgttcatttatttgacacagagagacaacACAAGCAGTAgaagcaacaggcagagggagagggagaagcaggctccctgctcagcgggagcaggatgtggggctTCATGTGGGGCTAAATCCTGGGATCcgtgacctgaggtgaaggcagacatttaaccaactgagccacccaggcacccttcatttacttttataaaaagcatttaaggCTTTGAATATAGCATTAACAATATCCTACAAAATTTGATATGTAATGTTATCTCTTAAATATCATATAATAGAGTGTTTGTCTTATCCTTGTTCTgggttcctgggatagagcttTCAAACCACTGGAAATTCCTGAATGGTAAGAGTAAGTGTctttcttattcatgagggacCGTTGGACCTTACCTGAGTTTATGCTAAGGATATGACCTGGATGGGGATTGGTCATGATGGCAAGACCAACCATGTGTTTAGAGGATTGTGGCTTTGAGCCACATGAAATCAGCCTGAAGAGGGAATGGAGATTGAGTTCATTCACATGGTTCAATGAATCATACCTATGTAATGAGATCCCAGTGAAAACTCAACACTGAACCTCTGGTGAGCATCCCGGTTGCTGAGCATATCCATGTGCCGTGGGGATGACCCAACCTGATTCCACAGGGTGAGGGCACAGAATCTCTGTGTTGGAACTTCACATTATGTGTCTCCTCACTTACCGTCTTGATTTGCATCCTTTAGAATACAACTGTAATAATGAGTATAGCACtttcctgagttttgtgagtCATTCTAGTAAATTATTGAACCTGAAGGAGGTCACAGGAGTACCTTTGAATCTGTAGCCAGTTAGTCAGAAGTGCAAGTAACCTAGAGGCCCCTAAACTTGCAGCTGCCACTGGACATGAGAGCAGTGTTGTTGGGATTCTGCGTCACATCCATGGGGTGGGCTCTGACTCTGGGTGGTTAGTGTCAGCATTGCATTGTGGCACTGTAGTCGAtacaataattaatattttattttttaacacacaCTAATCATTTTTCTCTAGTAATTTGATACTCTTCCCATCTTAAGATGTAAGTCAAGCCAGTCACATTCCACTTATGCAATGTTTggggctttttgttgttgctgctaagATAGAGAAACAGAGGTATAACCAATCCACCAACACgtaatccatttctttttaaaaaaatattttatttattcatgagagacacacagagagaggcagagacataggtccagggagaagcaggctccatacagggatcccaatgtgggactcgatcctgggactccaggatcacgccctgggccaaaggcagatgctcaaacactgagccacccaggcatccctccaatgACCATTTCATCTGTCATGACTCTACTCAAACAAATCACTGGTTTCAACACCTTTCtgactatagttttttttttttttttaaaaccttgtgTTTATGGGGGCTAATTTAATGgtgagaggtagaaacacagttACTGCATATGAGGTTGATCTATAAAGTTGCTAATCCAATAACAAATTATTAATATTCCCTTCTGCGGCCAAAGCAAGCCATGTCTGAAAAGTAGACGAAAACAATATTCTATTAAATTGCTATTATTCCTCCACATGCATTATCCAGTGCTTCAGTGTGAGTGCTTGTCCAGTGGGTACTTGGTTGGAATGGCAGAAGCCTCCAGAAAGGTGGGTAGGCTACAGTGTTTCTATTTTTAggggaggtcttttttttttttttttatgatagtcacagagagagagagagagaggcagagacacaggcagagggagaagcaggctccatgcaccgggagcccgacgtgggatttgatctcgggtctccaggatcacgccctgggccaaaggcaggcgctaaaccgctgcgccacccagggatccctaggggaCGTCTTAGCGAAAATATGGTCAGAGTGAAAACTTAACAGATACTCTGGCAAACACTTCTGCCATCAGGCATATCACCATGGCAAAAAGTGCTACAGGATAGTCACTAAGCAGGGCAAAGGAACCTTTCTGATTAGTCAACGTTTCTGAACGGCCTTTTCTCCACCCTCTTAGTCTGCAGGATTGTATCTGAGGTGTATGAGAGCCCACTGCTAGACATTCCAAAAAGCAAGAACATATGCATAAAtatcaaatacacacacacccatgggTGATCCACATAGTGAAGCTGACTAACAAGGGcttttaaaattatgcttaaTATGTTCaagagcaaaaattaaaaacatggggAGCGGGAATACACCTATTTTCTCTCTTGAAGATGGAGAACTTCAAAAGAGAATTGGAATGCATAAACaagaaatttgttattttatgacTAAAAAAGATGCAACACTTAAAATTAAGACTTTGTAAATGTGCTTAAAAGCAGACAGGGCCCtagtggctcactcagttaagtgtctgactcttgatttttggctcaggtcatgatctcggggtcctagaatagagccccatgtcaggctccacactcaatggggagtctgcttgggattctttctctccctctgtccctcactccccgccccccccccccccaccgccccagctcatgctctctcaaacaaataaacaaataaaaataaataaactaatcaATAAAAGCAGACTAGAAAGCAAAAGGATAAGACTGGTAAGAGAGCACATTGACAAAAAATATCCAAACTGAAgtacagaaatttaaaagaatgggaaaatccAGAAAAGAACCTTAGAGATATGTGGGATGCAATAAATGGTCTAAAATTTGTATGATTCAAGTTCCAGAAGAACAGGAGTGAGGTCAAGGAAAAAGCAacagtgaagagagaaaaattgaattttccaaaactgatgaaAGTATCAAGCTAAGATTCAAAGAACTCAATGAACCCCAAgcacaaaaaatacaaagaaaaccaccCCAGGGTACAACATAAACTgtggaaaatcaaagaaaaggagaaattcatAAAAATAGCTAGGGTTGGGAAGGAGAACACACTGTTTTCAAAGGAACAACAATAGCACTAACAACTGATTTCTCAGAGAAAACAATGGACACCATAAGACAAtggaagaaaactttaaaaatgctgaaataTCTTCAAATTAGAACTCTATAcacaaggaaaagaataattccaaaatgaaaggagacaaaactcatcaaaatttataaagatgtGTAATAGTTTTGTATGTCAACTTCTCCTCagtaaagttttaaatattttaaaggagaatAAATACATGTCTCAGCCAACAAAAAATAGAAGGTCCACCACTAGGAATCATGaactaaaacaaaaaggaattctttaagcagaaaaaaataatcccacAGGGAAATATGGGATTTCGGGAAGAAATAAGGGAGAACAGAAAGGACAAATATgtaggtaaatataaataaatatggataCATAAATTAATGACTTGTGGGGGTTAAAATGTGTGTAAAATTACATACACAGGATAGTAACACAAAATATGGAAGGGTGTTAACGAGGTTAAAGTGTTCTAAGGTTAGCATTCTTGAAGAAGTAACAAAAAGTAGTAATTTTTATATGACTGTGACAAATTAAGGATACATATTGTGATTTCCAAGGTAACCACTAAAAGAAGAGCTTGATAATGCATTACAAGctaataaggagaaaaaatgaaataactttttcTGCCTGCAATATCTCAAATAATTTAAACACTTTCAATAGCAAATTATTCAAGACTCTCAATCTGTAAAACAATTGAGTTCCTATTACTGTTGGTGTAACCAAATGCCTTCTACCATGTAATCAAATTTTTCTGGTATCTGATTTAGAGTTGTTTTCCAAAAGAGCAAACTCATAGGTttagacaaaaaacaaatataaaattttagtaaatattttatttgaacatGTTAAAGCTTAACTTTGTAAccactttttattcttttgtcatTGAAATCTAGCAAACTCTCATTGGAACTTATTTGCCAGTAGAAAGGATGAAACCAGAATGTTCAAGACAttctaaaattctgaaaaagattCATGCATCCCATCAATCACCACGTGTGCCTCCCAAACACTGTTCTTCCACAATCTCCGTCCTCGGTACTTCTTTCAATGCTGGGATCGTTGATTAATCtgcatttccttcctcttttcactTGATCCCTCACCTACATATGTCCACAAAGGACTTACCTGCAGTGGAAAGTTCAGGgtatttttgtagaaatttttTGGATTGTAGTCCATCAGTTTCTTAATGTCCTCAAAGAATCTTGCCTTCCCATCCCAGGCAAAACCTACATTCTGTGAAATTTCACCATCCAAGCTGGAGTCAGGGTTGGGTTGATTCCAGGTAAATCAATTATAGAAGTTGGAACTTGCTTGATGCCAGAAGCAAACTTTGCTTGGTTTGGTAGTAAATAAAGTTAGGCATTAACATAAACTGTGAAAATTGAGGGTATAAATGGAGCAGTGGCAGGGGAAGGGGTCCCTTGGAGATAGTCAGTGTTTCCTTGGTTTGAACTTCAGTGCCACACTGTTAATGCAAAACCTCTGACCACTAGGCCCAGGTCCATCAGGAAACACGTGGCCAAGGTGGGCTTCACACTGCAAAGGAGAGAAGCCTCTGTCATTTCTCCACTAAGACAAAGTTCTTTATGTAAAACTAGACAGGTGAACCCCACATGGCCACCCCACTCCAGTGTTAGACACCTGTGTGGGAAAAAAGTCCATTGCATCAGAATGCAcataggaaatgaaagaatataggggtgtccgggtggctcaatcaatcgagtgtccaactcttggttttggctcaggtcatgatctcatgggtcacgAGATGAAGCTCCaggtcaggctctatgctcagtggggagtctgcttgggaatctttccctctgcccctctcctcactcccACAGTCATGAACGTGtgaactctctctctttcaaataaataaataaatctttaaaaaaaaggaaatgaaagaatgcaGAGTACAGTAGTGGTAAACAGCTATCAGCAAGAAGGTGAAGAAGTTATTTAACTCAGGCCTTgatttactcatctataaaatggggactaATAATTATACCTACTTAATAAAGCTGTTGTGATGATTAATTGATACAGTACATGTAAAGCATTAATACAATTCCtgggggacgcccgggtggctcagcggttgagcgtctgcctttggctcagggtgtgatcccggagtccagggaccgagtcccacatcgtgcttctggcatggagcctgcttttctctctgcctgtgtctctatctctcttccTCCgtctttctcacaaataaataaataaaatcttaaaaaatatatatataattcctagGTAAGCACTCAATAATGTTGCAGCCAGTGTACTATTTTTGCTGATGGTAAGACTTTGCTATACTTATCTGCTGCCTCTGAtgttttcaaaaactaaaaaagtgAGTACCCAAGAATATAAAAGTGAACCTGTTGTCTGGATTTAAGGCACTATCTCCTACCAGAGCCACAGCAGGAACAGCGTGATGTCGCTTGCAGTGTCACTCTGCTAGTGACACACTGCAGGGTGGGAAGGACGTGGAGAGAAGCCAAGCACATGGAGCCATCCTGAAGCCTCTCCCTGTTCAAAAGAATGTGAAGGGCCAACTCCTTTCAGACCCTCACTCTGTCCCATCTCTGGAAGGCTAGAATGAGGAAAGGTTACTTCAGAGTGGCTCAGGAAGgttctttctcttccctgcaCTGCCCAGAACCATGGGAGAGGGGATCAGAAGCAGAAAGCATAGAAACCCAATGTGTTTCAGTGACAAAAGTACACCCATGTTGTACTACCACGTATGCTCTCTGTGGTACCCAGGCTGGGCAGCATTGGGAAAACCaaacagacaaaataaaacaaaacccccacCTGCTTGCAGACAACCTCGGTGCGAGTTAATCCTAATGAGGTGTCCACACGTCTCAGGATCCCCGTGTCCCTTTCATCAGAGCCAGATGTCCCGTGTGCCTCCGAAAATGCAGGCCATCCAGTGCCGGAGCAGTACTTTTTCTCGGAACTGTGAAGACATTCACCATCCTGCAGCTGCTAAGATGTTATTAACAGACAAAGAGCATTTTATGCCCCAACTCATTTTTCTACTGAGCAGGGTCCGAGCTCCTCTCTCCCCTGCCAGATCCCAAGGCCAGTTACATAAGCAATCAGTTCCACGGGAACTCTGCCCACTGCACTTTCACTATTAAACACGTCTCATCATCGTCAAAGGATCTCTTGTTCCTTTGATGCTTAAGGCTTCTCTCTCGATGTCCAACAGGGAC
Encoded here:
- the MSRB2 gene encoding methionine-R-sulfoxide reductase B2, mitochondrial isoform X4; this encodes MARLLRALRGFPLGEALLRAVRSRAGGGGSAAGHGDAGPLKGAHLSKHLKSGSVLQDGECLHSSEKKYCSGTGWPAFSEAHGTSGSDERDTGILRRVDTSLGLTRTEVVCKQCEAHLGHVFPDGPGPSGQRFCINSVALKFKPRKH
- the MSRB2 gene encoding methionine-R-sulfoxide reductase B2, mitochondrial isoform X2, with amino-acid sequence MARLLRALRGFPLGEALLRAVRSRAGGGGSAAGHGDAGSLTKHELPLTKSEWQKKLTPEQFYVTREKGTEPQLQDGECLHSSEKKYCSGTGWPAFSEAHGTSGSDERDTGILRRVDTSLGLTRTEVVCKQCEAHLGHVFPDGPGPSGQRFCINSVALKFKPRKH
- the MSRB2 gene encoding methionine-R-sulfoxide reductase B2, mitochondrial isoform X3, which translates into the protein MARLLRALRGFPLGEALLRAVRSRAGGGGSAAGHGDAGPLKGAHLSKHLKSGSVQLQDGECLHSSEKKYCSGTGWPAFSEAHGTSGSDERDTGILRRVDTSLGLTRTEVVCKQCEAHLGHVFPDGPGPSGQRFCINSVALKFKPRKH